In Candidatus Methylomirabilota bacterium, a genomic segment contains:
- a CDS encoding MFS transporter, with amino-acid sequence MSSVAPAASAATPRLAVLEVLSEPSYRRLWLSGLFVNAARWMDLIVLGWLSYQLTGSPFMVGLAAFARSAPMMALGPLAGIVADRAHRGRVLLATQTLGLVTGLTLALVFARGAGGYWPLVGLEVLFGVLWALDFPARRTSIFTLVGPRRVANAVSLETVSMQVAKIGGPVLAGVGLARLGPEACFGAIALLYALGLLVSLGLPARIGGPARSPRAGVLATLAEGARTAWAEPTVRTVLLITVLMNTLFFPYQHMLPVFARHVLGGGPEFLGALVAADGLGALLGALAIASQRGFISHRRLFALSVLSAPFLLLAFSASRWGVLCLAILLLIGALESGFAAMQSTLVLLSAPEASRGGAMGILSACIGTQPLGTLWIGLLATTAGVPLAMAANAALALALILPLALSLDRLRSRET; translated from the coding sequence GTGAGCAGCGTCGCTCCTGCGGCGAGCGCGGCGACTCCGCGTCTCGCCGTCCTCGAGGTGTTGTCCGAGCCGTCGTACCGGCGGCTCTGGCTCTCCGGCCTCTTCGTCAATGCCGCGCGCTGGATGGACCTCATCGTGCTCGGCTGGCTCTCCTATCAGCTCACCGGCTCGCCCTTCATGGTGGGGCTCGCCGCGTTCGCGCGCTCGGCGCCCATGATGGCGCTGGGCCCGCTCGCCGGGATCGTGGCGGATCGCGCGCATCGCGGCCGCGTGCTCCTCGCCACCCAGACGCTCGGCCTCGTCACCGGGCTCACCCTCGCGCTGGTGTTCGCGCGGGGCGCGGGCGGCTACTGGCCCCTCGTCGGTCTCGAGGTGCTGTTCGGCGTGCTGTGGGCGCTCGACTTCCCGGCGCGCCGCACGTCGATCTTCACGCTGGTCGGCCCGCGCCGCGTCGCCAACGCGGTGTCGCTCGAGACCGTGTCGATGCAGGTGGCGAAGATCGGCGGCCCCGTGCTCGCCGGCGTGGGCTTGGCGCGCCTGGGCCCGGAAGCCTGCTTCGGGGCCATCGCGCTGCTCTACGCGCTGGGACTCCTCGTCTCGCTCGGGCTCCCCGCCCGCATCGGTGGCCCCGCGCGCAGCCCGCGCGCCGGCGTGCTCGCCACCCTCGCCGAGGGCGCGCGCACCGCCTGGGCCGAGCCCACCGTGCGTACGGTGCTGCTGATCACCGTGCTCATGAACACGCTCTTCTTTCCCTACCAGCACATGCTGCCCGTATTCGCCCGTCACGTGCTGGGCGGCGGGCCCGAGTTCCTCGGCGCCCTCGTGGCCGCCGACGGCCTGGGCGCGCTGCTGGGCGCGCTGGCCATCGCGTCCCAGCGGGGCTTCATCTCGCACCGGCGCCTGTTCGCCCTCTCGGTGCTGAGCGCGCCGTTTCTCCTTCTGGCCTTCTCGGCTTCGCGCTGGGGCGTGCTGTGTCTCGCCATCCTCCTGCTGATCGGCGCGCTCGAGTCCGGCTTCGCGGCCATGCAGAGCACGCTCGTGCTGCTGTCGGCGCCCGAGGCCTCGCGGGGCGGCGCCATGGGCATCCTCTCTGCGTGCATCGGCACCCAGCCGCTCGGCACCCTATGGATCGGGCTCCTCGCGACCACGGCGGGTGTGCCCCTCGCGATGGCCGCCAACGCCGCGCTCGCCCTCGCCCTGATCCTCCCCCTGGCGCTCTCGCTGGATCGGCTACGCAGTCGGGAAACTTGA